Proteins from a genomic interval of Cupriavidus pauculus:
- a CDS encoding ornithine cyclodeaminase family protein: protein MPADRAAAQLLLLDKHAVEAALIPDDVVAAVREAFVLHSHREGRVFPLIRETLHTGGVFGIKAGDVGRQNLLGFKAAGFWPGNRERGGEPHQATIMLVDPDTGRPLCILDGNAITTARTGAAGGIGLQRLARPDSRRVCVFGTGVQARVQLAYALALLPSLAEVSYVTASGAPDAGFEAEFAASLGGRGRITHAPDRNAAVAQADVVITATPGGGALFDAGAVQPGTHLTCVGADTTGKRELPDGVLARATVIADDLDQARRIGECQWAPDLHCIELGDLLTGAATFARQPDDITVFDMTGLALQDLTVARFLHERALADGAGTRLAWPW from the coding sequence GGCGGCCGTGCGCGAGGCATTCGTGCTGCACAGCCACCGCGAAGGCCGCGTCTTTCCGCTGATCCGCGAAACGCTGCATACCGGCGGCGTGTTCGGCATCAAGGCCGGCGACGTGGGCCGGCAGAACCTGCTGGGCTTCAAGGCCGCCGGGTTCTGGCCCGGCAACCGCGAGCGCGGCGGCGAACCGCACCAGGCGACCATCATGCTGGTCGACCCGGACACGGGCCGGCCGCTCTGCATCCTCGACGGCAACGCGATCACCACGGCCCGCACCGGCGCGGCCGGCGGCATCGGCCTGCAACGGCTGGCCCGGCCGGACAGCCGCCGCGTCTGCGTGTTCGGCACCGGCGTGCAGGCGCGCGTGCAGCTGGCGTACGCGCTGGCGCTGCTGCCGTCGCTCGCCGAGGTCAGCTACGTGACCGCCAGCGGCGCGCCAGACGCCGGTTTCGAGGCCGAGTTCGCGGCCAGCCTGGGCGGCCGTGGCCGCATCACCCACGCGCCGGACCGCAATGCCGCCGTGGCCCAGGCCGATGTGGTCATCACGGCCACGCCGGGCGGCGGCGCGCTGTTCGACGCCGGCGCCGTGCAGCCGGGCACCCACCTGACCTGCGTGGGCGCCGACACCACCGGCAAGCGCGAGCTGCCGGACGGCGTGCTGGCGCGGGCCACGGTGATTGCCGACGACCTGGACCAGGCGCGCCGCATCGGCGAATGCCAGTGGGCGCCGGACCTGCACTGCATCGAACTGGGCGACCTGCTGACCGGCGCCGCCACGTTCGCGCGCCAGCCCGACGACATCACCGTGTTCGACATGACGGGCCTGGCGCTGCAAGACCTGACCGTCGCGCGCTTCCTGCACGAACGGGCCCTGGCCGACGGCGCCGGCACGCGCCTGGCCTGGCCCTGGTAA